The following proteins are co-located in the Cydia fagiglandana chromosome 2, ilCydFagi1.1, whole genome shotgun sequence genome:
- the LOC134679651 gene encoding large ribosomal subunit protein mL54 produces the protein MYRVLYGRLLVVPVTADVRTLHSAAPLFAAAKKTTSAAGGVMGLGKGKKKLGKLGTMEKRELPVETDPQKLVTQVCGANIYTTGEDPKLGPDSEYPDWLWELHTGPAPPLESLDPDTKAYWLRVRAAGMRRNNKLRSLRKF, from the exons ATGTACCGCGTCCTATATGGGCGATTGCTGGTAGTGCCAGTTACGGCGGACGTGCGCACTTTGCACAGCGCAGCACCGTTGTTTGCCGCAGCCAAGAAAACAACATCCGCCGCTGGAG GAGTAATGGGGTTAGGCAAAGGCAAAAAGAAACTAGGAAAGCTGGGTACCATGGAGAAGCGTGAACTGCCAGTAGAAACGGACCCACAGAAGCTTGTCACTCAAGTGTGTGGCGCCAATATCTATACCACAGGAGAGGACCCCAAG CTGGGCCCAGACAGCGAGTACCCCGACTGGCTCTGGGAGCTGCACACGGGCCCTGCACCGCCACTGGAGTCGCTGGATCCCGATACGAAGGCCTACTGGCTACGCGTGCGCGCCGCAGGCATGCGCCGCAATAACAAGCTACGATCGCTGCGCAAGTTTTAG
- the LOC134677085 gene encoding ciliary microtubule associated protein 1B-like, producing the protein MSKKPLGPGPGAYMLPTTVGFPMHDPSRDRAPMYSFGSRPDFRLKTLGPGPSYRIDRVTRDGVVSSPNWSFGARFPVRSTLRTPGPGAHAPERCPPQTARAPQYSMGARLGYALKRMVPAPNAYALRLGPGTPAWSMAPRSGYNLKSKSPGPAVYFQQDTDIYKTRQPIYSLGARLGYQGRTKTPGPAAYPPNLYNTKKNPYAYSFGIHHGPYAPPMIVKEDTMDCL; encoded by the exons ATGTCTAAAAAACCGTTAG GTCCGGGGCCCGGCGCCTACATGCTGCCGACGACCGTCGGGTTCCCGATGCACGACCCGTCGCGCGACCGCGCGCCCATGTACTCGTTCGGGTCACGCCCGGACTTCCGCCTCAAGACCCTCGGGCCCGGCCCGAGCTACCGCATCGACCGGGTGACGCGCGACGGCGTCGTCTCGTCGCCTAATTGGAGCTTCGGGGCCAG GTTTCCAGTACGGTCGACGCTCCGCACGCCAGGGCCGGGCGCTCACGCGCCGGAGCGCTGCCCGCCACAGACAGCGCGAGCCCCGCAGTACTCGATGGGCGCGCGGCTCGGCTACGCTCTGAAGCGCATGGTGCCCGCGCCCAACGCCTACGCGCTGCGCCTGGGTCCGGGCACGCCCGCCTGGTCCATGGCGCCGCGCTCCGGCTACAACCTCAAGTCCAAGTCGCCGGGGCCCGCCGTTTACTTCCAACAAGACACCGACATTTACAAAACTAG GCAACCGATTTACTCGCTGGGTGCGCGTTTGGGCTACCAGGGCCGCACCAAGACCCCCGGACCTGCGGCTTATCCACCCAACCTCTACAACACTAAGAAG AATCCGTACGCGTACTCGTTCGGCATCCACCATGGCCCATATGCGCCGCCAATGATCGTCAAAGAAGACACCATGGACTGCCTGTGA